One Alnus glutinosa chromosome 3, dhAlnGlut1.1, whole genome shotgun sequence genomic region harbors:
- the LOC133862899 gene encoding uncharacterized protein LOC133862899 has product MRSVVGVFQFQENLVLVGHGGRAPHFSHNLSSEIQGSRSFPSRLRFAPHPHASSSSSSSLTASGAQYSEPLFDANTKQKKKRIAGVDQDELLDPALLADPDSCFCEFRGVQIHHKVYDAESQAHNSLQNQTLSQVPNQTKKVRLPMILLHGFGASVFSWNRVLKPLAELTGSKVLAFDRPAFGLTSRVNFSTHSSHGNEDGKPLNPYSMAFSLLATLYFIDFLAAEKAILVGHSAGCLTAVNSYFEAPERIAALILVAPAILAPLTVHKVVEGKQLGRENQMEEDSLDLTSLRNSFLRLSKILLKCFKFVAQAIMRMVKGMAVMLNSLYKKLLSAILRSALAVMLVRMVIDKFAIAAIRNAWYNSSLITEHVLYGYTKPLRTKGWDRALVEYTAAMLTDTESESKQPLTKRLHEITCPVLIVTGDTDRIVPSWNAQRLAQSIPGSYLEVIKQSGHLPHEEKVEEFVSVVEKFLQRVFGESEKQCLQAVT; this is encoded by the exons ATGAGGAGCGTGGTGGGAGTGTTTCAGTTTCAGGAAAATCTGGTCTTGGTTGGCCATGGTGGTAGGGCTCCTCATTTCTCCCATAACTTGTCTTCAGAGATTCAGGGCAGCCGCAGCTTTCCTTCTCGGCTAAGATTTGCCCCCCATCCtcatgcttcttcttcttcttcttcttctctcactGCTTCCGGTGCCCAATATTCTG AGCCATTGTTCGATGCAaatacaaaacagaaaaagaagagaatagcTGGCGTAGATCAAGACGAATTATTGGATCCAGCTCTCTTAGCTGATCCGGACAGTTGTTTTTGTGAGTTCAGAGGTGTGCAGATACACCACAAGGTATATGATGCAGAATCACAAGCACATAACTCATTACAGAATCAGACTCTTTCTCAAGTTCCTAACCAAACTAAAAAGGTTCGACTTCCTATGATTTTACTACATGGCTTTGGAGCATCTGTTTTCTCATGGAATCGAGTTCTGAAGCCTTTGGCAGAGCTCACTGGTTCCAAAGTTCTTGCTTTTGATAGACCAGCCTTTGGTTTGACATCAAGGGTAAATTTCTCCACACATTCATCTCATGGCAATGAAGATGGAAAACCTCTTAATCCATACTCCATGGCGTTTTCACTGCTTGCAACCTTGTACTTCATTGATTTCTTAGCAGCTGAGAAGGCAATTTTGGTGGG GCATTCGGCTGGTTGCCTCACAGCAGTGAATTCATATTTTGAAGCACCAGAACGCATTGCTGCTCTGATCCTTGTTGCCCCAGCAATTTTAGCCCCACTTACAGTGCATAAGGTTGTTGAAGGAAAACAATTGGGAAGAGAGAACCAGATGGAAGAAGACAGCTTAGATCTAACCAGTCTCAGGAATTCATTTCTGAGGCTTTCCAAGATTTTGTTGAAGTGTTTTAAGTTTGTTGCACAGGCAATAATGCGAATGGTGAAGGGGATGGCAGTTATGCTGAACTCTCTGTATAAAAAACTATTGTCGGCTATTTTGCGCTCTGCTCTTGCTGTGATGCTG GTAAGGATGGTCATTGACAAATTTGCAATAGCTGCGATAAGGAATGCATGGTATAACTCAAGTCTGATCACTGAACATGTCCTATATGGTTATACAAAG CCTCTGAGGACTAAAGGTTGGGACAGGGCACTCGTTGAATACACAGCAGCGATGCTTACAGATACTGAGTCTGAGTCAAAGCAACCACTGACAAAAAGACTCCACGAAATCACATGTCCTG TTCTGATTGTCACGGGTGATACCGACCGAATTGTCCCCTCCTGGAATGCTCAGAGACTTGCACAATCAATACCTGGATCTTACCTTGAAGTAATTAAGCAGAGCGGACATTTGCCTCATGAAGAGAAAGTGGAGGAGTTTGTTTCAGTTGTTGAAAAGTTTCTGCAAAGAGTTTTTGGTGAATCAGAGAAGCAGTGTCTGCAAGCTGTAACATGA
- the LOC133862898 gene encoding uncharacterized protein LOC133862898 isoform X2 → MRARMGKLWVEVCLISARGLRRSSSLWKLQWFAVGWVDPNNKYCTKIDESGNANPVWKTKFAALVDDSQTNFQDLALHVEVYSREPIFLRERLQGTASVVLKEFLAKQVKNNEDSRPVTEEVGSYQLRKRNSSKPKGFVDISIRISEERSGEPSSYIGNEEGFVLTSHSNNITLATQDGPALATQQRPPILRHRPENQLPSKSPYTNPMPYPSNYSNPSVGGPSYPPPPAGAPSYPPPRTPPPPPPPYNVGYMPTFLPRTDRLSDTYINMPASGAAPGRGGGPGFGIGVGAGALAAGAVIFGDDFMSGFDVPPGLQDASLTISTDPPF, encoded by the exons ATGAGAG CAAGAATGGGGAAATTATGGGTTGAAGTCTGCCTGATCTCTGCTAGGGGTCTCCGGCGTTCTTCCTCCCTCTGGAAGCTCCAGTGGTTCGCTGTTGGGTGGGTTGATCCTAATAATAAATATTGCACCAAGATCGATGAATCAGGGAATGCAAATCCTGTCTGGAAAACCAAGTTTGCTGCCTTGGTTGATGACTCACAGACCAACTTCCAAGATCTGGCACTGCACGTTGAAGTTTACAGTAGAGAGCCCATATTCCTCAGAGAGAGGCTTCAGGGCACAGCAAGTGTCGTCTTGAAAGAATTCTTGGCCAAGCAGGTCAAGAATAATGAGGATTCAAGGCCAGTAACCGAAGAAGTTGGGAGCTATCAATTGCGGAAAAGGAACTCCAGCAAACCTAAAGGATTTGTCGACATTTCAATTCGTATATCTGAGGAAAGGAGCGGCGAGCCAAGTTCATACATAG GTAACGAGGAAGGATTTGTGCTCACCAGCCACAGCAACAATATCACCCTGGCTACTCAAGATGGGCCAGCTCTAGCCACACAGCAACGACCTCCAATTCTACGTCATCGGCCAGAAAATCAATTACCGTCAAAGTCTCCATACACCAATCCAATGCCATACCCTTCAAACTATTCCAATCCATCCGTAGGTGGACCAAGCTACCCACCACCACCAGCAGGTGCACCAAGCTATCCTCCGCCTCGAACTCctccacccccacccccaccttATAATGTGGGTTACATGCCTACTTTTCTCCCAAGAACAGATCGTTTGTCAGATACTTACATAAATATGCCAGCATCTGGAGCAGCACCTGGTCGTGGCGGGGGACCTGGTTTTGGAATAGGAGTAGGTGCTGGAGCACTGGCAGCTGGTGCTGTGATCTTTGGTGATGACTTTATGTCAGGATTTGATGTTCCTCCAGGCTTACAAGATGCTAGTCTTACCATATCAACTGATCCTCCTTTCTGA